A genomic region of Candidatus Neomarinimicrobiota bacterium contains the following coding sequences:
- a CDS encoding flagellar motor protein MotB, with protein MAVSATEKKRLIEKGRAQVEEGLPGWFSTFADMMTLLLAFFVLLAAISTIDPVKLQEMADSMGKKVGKVTKEGQAMNLADVKKAVTEMLEENEDTLEGVEVSTSPKGVTIAIPSEISFSSGSAELMTGIVQVLETLVPTINRPGNKFPVAVEGHTDSDPLPKGYQDKYPSNWELSAARAAGVVRELIKLGVDPTRLEAVGLAENVPRDRPTDRLITPDIIRRQNETVALKARNRRVEITFKATPGGSAGVTGSQKVEKEE; from the coding sequence TTGGCCGTATCGGCGACAGAGAAAAAGCGACTTATAGAAAAGGGTCGCGCTCAAGTTGAAGAGGGGCTCCCCGGTTGGTTTAGCACCTTTGCCGACATGATGACCCTCCTATTGGCATTCTTCGTTTTGCTGGCGGCCATCTCGACCATTGATCCGGTTAAGCTGCAGGAAATGGCCGATTCCATGGGCAAAAAGGTTGGCAAGGTTACCAAAGAAGGGCAAGCAATGAATCTGGCTGATGTTAAGAAGGCGGTCACTGAAATGTTGGAAGAGAATGAAGATACGCTTGAGGGTGTTGAAGTATCCACCAGCCCCAAGGGTGTGACAATTGCCATTCCATCGGAAATTAGTTTTTCTTCCGGCTCCGCTGAATTGATGACCGGTATCGTTCAGGTATTGGAAACGCTCGTCCCTACCATAAATAGGCCTGGCAATAAGTTTCCTGTGGCGGTTGAAGGACACACAGACAGTGACCCGCTTCCGAAGGGATATCAGGATAAGTATCCCAGTAACTGGGAACTTTCAGCAGCCCGTGCTGCCGGCGTTGTCCGGGAGCTGATTAAGTTAGGCGTTGATCCCACACGGTTGGAGGCTGTCGGATTGGCTGAGAACGTTCCCAGAGATCGCCCTACGGATCGATTAATAACCCCAGATATTATCAGGAGGCAGAATGAAACGGTTGCACTAAAGGCGAGAAACAGGCGGGTCGAGATTACTTTCAAGGCCACTCCTGGAGGCTCTGCAGGAGTGACCGGGAGTCAGAAAGTAGAAAAGGAAGAATAA
- a CDS encoding MotA/TolQ/ExbB proton channel family protein, translated as MDIATLVGILIGLVSISGGIFIAASAVGAGVGGFVSAASFAIVVGGMVASVSVAFPLSEVMKLGAAMGAVFKGGVVRLGGLVDAAVGVSESARKGPAELEQAIGGIRNFFFKDGVQMVVDGYSEPEIIEILNTRIDYREIREKHQAELFKTMGNMAPAWGMIGTLIGLVIMLSGFGGEGGGGTEALGVGMSAALITTFYGAVLANLFFLPMAAKLNSRISQTSTMQAMLVEAARLIHQKKHPLIVREKLNSFIPPKEWKREE; from the coding sequence ATGGACATAGCAACTCTCGTAGGAATCCTGATTGGGTTGGTTTCCATAAGTGGGGGAATCTTTATCGCTGCCTCGGCCGTGGGTGCAGGTGTGGGCGGTTTCGTTTCCGCAGCCAGCTTCGCAATTGTAGTCGGCGGAATGGTAGCTTCAGTCTCCGTTGCATTTCCACTCTCGGAGGTCATGAAACTGGGAGCCGCCATGGGGGCGGTCTTCAAAGGCGGAGTCGTAAGGTTGGGAGGTCTTGTCGATGCGGCGGTAGGAGTGTCGGAGTCCGCAAGAAAAGGACCGGCAGAATTGGAACAGGCTATTGGGGGAATCAGGAATTTCTTCTTCAAAGACGGTGTTCAGATGGTGGTGGATGGGTATTCAGAGCCCGAGATCATCGAGATTCTGAATACGCGTATTGATTACAGAGAAATCCGTGAGAAGCACCAGGCAGAGCTGTTCAAGACCATGGGAAACATGGCGCCGGCGTGGGGGATGATCGGGACACTCATCGGACTGGTGATCATGCTTTCAGGATTTGGTGGTGAAGGGGGCGGCGGTACAGAAGCCCTTGGAGTAGGTATGTCGGCGGCGCTTATCACAACGTTTTATGGAGCCGTGCTTGCAAATCTCTTCTTTCTGCCCATGGCAGCAAAGCTTAATTCCCGTATCTCTCAAACCAGTACGATGCAGGCAATGCTGGTAGAGGCTGCTAGGCTCATACATCAGAAAAAACATCCCCTCATCGTACGTGAAAAACTGAATTCATTTATTCCACCGAAAGAGTGGAAAAGAGAAGAGTAG
- a CDS encoding tetratricopeptide repeat protein produces MIGKVKTIFVVMFLVVAISPLDSLTRVAYTRPGVMMKIPTTRTARSPYLFSTGFGAEIHNFSPFNVARGVYFQMDVTDRFTLGFSSGQGADTTSLVLLDTSQYVAPAEFGFHFQQRVYVRDNISFSLGLHDVVFENATENGLNLDTKLLSFFGVIGSEKPFGGYHLSTYIGFGTGGFSQALVTRESTAAADTTSSGSNVGVFAGFLLTTPFLPQWGGLDIVGEFDGSGINVGLRIPLTSDYRLGLGFTHIENLPTFSEEPYGADHPGFTIGLDMSVPRAAAVREVPGLPGAPSPIPEAAMLDTTLLAADYAVAVLRDSLRVSRYQTRNLGAEVAQLRQKSVTLDDSVNTLRLERGIGQKNLNRAMRHLSRSLRYFYSGDYREALQEVETSLELNPNLALAYARRGSIYYKLGDIQRATINWNLALKMDPEYDDVRNILKALHENRLKTTSFSTE; encoded by the coding sequence ATGATTGGGAAAGTAAAGACAATTTTTGTGGTAATGTTTTTGGTGGTGGCCATTTCACCGTTGGATTCGTTAACCCGGGTGGCGTATACGCGCCCCGGAGTAATGATGAAAATTCCCACCACGCGCACCGCCCGTTCACCCTATCTATTCAGCACGGGCTTCGGGGCTGAAATCCACAACTTTTCCCCTTTCAACGTGGCCCGAGGAGTCTACTTCCAGATGGATGTCACCGACAGGTTCACTCTCGGATTTTCTTCTGGTCAGGGGGCTGACACCACATCTTTAGTGCTTCTGGATACGTCCCAGTACGTGGCGCCGGCGGAATTCGGTTTCCATTTTCAGCAGCGGGTGTACGTACGTGATAACATCTCTTTTTCCCTGGGACTTCATGATGTTGTTTTTGAAAATGCGACGGAAAACGGATTGAATTTGGATACAAAGCTCCTTTCCTTTTTCGGCGTTATTGGGAGTGAGAAGCCATTCGGTGGCTACCATCTCAGCACGTACATCGGTTTCGGAACGGGAGGGTTTTCGCAGGCGTTGGTGACGCGGGAGTCGACCGCGGCAGCGGACACCACGTCGAGCGGTTCCAACGTCGGTGTTTTTGCGGGATTTCTGTTAACCACGCCTTTCTTACCCCAGTGGGGTGGTTTGGATATTGTGGGTGAATTCGACGGGTCGGGCATCAATGTGGGACTCCGCATCCCCCTTACCTCGGATTATCGCCTGGGCCTAGGATTCACCCACATAGAAAATTTGCCCACGTTTTCCGAGGAGCCGTACGGAGCGGATCATCCGGGATTCACCATCGGTCTTGATATGTCGGTACCCAGGGCCGCTGCCGTGAGGGAGGTCCCGGGGCTCCCGGGCGCACCATCTCCCATTCCCGAGGCAGCCATGCTCGATACGACTCTTCTTGCCGCGGACTATGCCGTGGCGGTTCTGCGAGATTCCCTGAGAGTGTCCAGATATCAGACCCGAAACCTCGGTGCCGAGGTGGCCCAGTTGAGGCAGAAGTCGGTTACTCTGGACGATTCTGTGAATACATTGCGGTTGGAAAGAGGCATTGGCCAGAAGAATCTGAACCGGGCCATGCGTCATCTGTCTCGGTCTCTGAGATACTTCTATTCGGGAGACTACCGTGAAGCACTCCAGGAAGTGGAAACCTCTCTGGAATTGAATCCCAATCTGGCGTTGGCCTATGCTCGGCGGGGATCCATCTATTACAAACTTGGGGATATTCAGAGAGCCACCATCAACTGGAATCTGGCGCTTAAGATGGATCCCGAGTATGATGATGTTCGAAATATATTGAAGGCGTTGCACGAGAATCGGCTAAAAACCACAAGCTTTAGTACGGAGTAG